In a single window of the Candidatus Celerinatantimonas neptuna genome:
- a CDS encoding IS5 family transposase ISSod6: MFIDGSIVKAYQDSCGAASTNAEAIGKSRGGNSTKIHLAVDSGGLPVYFELSGGQVNDIVHAQSLISGSPDAASVCADKGYDSDNLRDFIEENGSRANRPRRANTKAGNEHMDWCLYKYRHLVENAFLRIKKYRAVATRYDKLARNYRSMVALSFVMM, from the coding sequence TTGTTCATTGATGGCAGTATTGTTAAGGCCTATCAGGATAGCTGTGGCGCAGCGAGTACTAATGCAGAAGCGATCGGAAAAAGTCGGGGTGGGAACTCAACTAAAATTCACCTTGCCGTTGATAGTGGTGGCTTGCCCGTTTATTTCGAACTATCAGGAGGTCAGGTCAATGATATTGTTCATGCTCAGAGCCTGATATCTGGCTCTCCGGATGCAGCCAGTGTTTGTGCAGATAAAGGTTATGATAGTGATAATCTGAGAGATTTTATCGAAGAAAATGGCAGTAGAGCGAATAGACCACGCAGAGCCAATACGAAAGCAGGGAATGAGCATATGGACTGGTGTTTGTACAAATATCGCCACCTGGTCGAAAACGCTTTTTTGAGAATTAAGAAATACCGGGCGGTTGCAACCCGATACGACAAATTAGCAAGAAATTACAGAAGTATGGTGGCTCTGTCTTTTGTCATGATGTAG